The proteins below are encoded in one region of Triticum aestivum cultivar Chinese Spring chromosome 1B, IWGSC CS RefSeq v2.1, whole genome shotgun sequence:
- the LOC123141449 gene encoding enoyl-CoA delta isomerase 3, with translation MCTLEQRGRVFVLTLTGEDQHRLGHPLIAAIRAALAEVLAAAQAQPQGPGAALVTVAEGRFFSNGLDIGWAGASRARLGELVDALRPVAADLLALPMPTVAAVTGHASAAGFLLALCHDYRLMRADRGVLYMSEVDIGLPLPPYFVHVLRAKISQAHALRDVVLRGKKLKAPEAREMGIVDVVCPGAPETAAEALKLAEQLAARKWDGAVYASIRMSMFPDACRAVGIAVESDEEKSRHFASRL, from the coding sequence ATGTGCACCCTGGAGCAGCGCGGCCGGGTCTTCGTCCTCACCCTCACGGGCGAGGACCAGCACCGGCTCGGCCACCCGCTCATCGCCGCCATCCGCGCCGCGCTGGCCGAGGTGCTCGCCGCGGCCCAGGCCCAGCCGCAGGGCCCGGGGGCCGCCCTGGTGACCGTCGCCGAGGGCCGCTTCTTCTCCAACGGGCTCGACATCGGGTGGGCGGGCGCCTCCCGCGCGCGGCTCGGGGAGCTCGTCGACGCgctccgccccgtcgccgccgacctgcTGGCCCTCCCCATGCCCACCGTCGCCGCCGTCACGGGCCACGCCTCCGCCGCCGGCTTTCTCCTCGCGCTCTGCCACGACTACCGCCTCATGCGCGCCGACCGCGGCGTGCTCTACATGAGCGAGGTCGACATCGGCCTCCCCCTCCCGCCCTACTTCGTGCACGTGCTCCGCGCCAAGATCTCCCAGGCGCACGCGCTGCGGGACGTGGTGCTGCGCGGGAAGAAGCTCAAGGCGCCCGAGGCCAGGGAGATGGGCATCGTCGACGTCGTCTGCCCCGGCGCGCCCGAGACCGCCGCCGAGGCCCTCAAGCTCGCCGAGCAGCTCGCCGCCAGGAAGTGGGACGGCGCCGTGTACGCGTCGATTAGGATGTCCATGTTCCCTGATGCGTGCAGGGCCGTCGGGATCGCCGTGGAGAGCGATGAGGAGAAGAGCAGGCACTTCGCTTCCAGGCTCTGA